From a region of the Theobroma cacao cultivar B97-61/B2 chromosome 8, Criollo_cocoa_genome_V2, whole genome shotgun sequence genome:
- the LOC18591772 gene encoding GEM-like protein 1, with amino-acid sequence MMSQPSPDRNKVPETKQSTTSSESSQPAARSSDYAPYPKLDPKDVTPPPESWTNVSVGSQSQPNPGPAPISSSAATSMPAESNPYVSPAPVQSSSVKNKMDSVKDVLGKWGKKAAEDTKKAKEIAGNMWQHLKTGPSFADAAVGRIAQSTKVLAEGGYEKIFQQTFENVPEEQLLKTYACYLSTSAGPVMGVLYLSTAKLAFCSDNPLSYQVGDQTQWSYYKVVLPLHQLSAVNPSVSKANTAEKYIQIISVDNHEFWFMGFVHYDSAVKNLQGALQPRCS; translated from the exons ATGATGAGCCAGCCTTCGCCCGATCGTAACAAGGTCCCCGAAACCAAACAGTCAACAACATCCTCCGAGTCAAGCCAACCGGCAGCCCGCTCTTCTGATTACGCTCCGTACCCGAAACTCGACCCGAAGGACGTCACTCCTCCACCGGAGAGTTGGACCAACGTTTCCGTGGGTTCCCAATCGCAACCCAATCCAGGCCCAGCTCCGATCTCTAGCAGCGCTGCCACCAGCATGCCGGCCGAGTCGAATCCTTACGTTTCTCCCGCTCCGGTTCAATCATCATCCGTCAAGA ATAAGATGGATTCAGTGAAAGATGTGTTAGGGAAATGGGGAAAGAAGGCAGCGGAGGATACTAAGAAGGCGAAAGAGATAGCTGGGAACATGTGGCAACACT TGAAAACGGGGCCGAGTTTTGCTGATGCTGCAGTAGGAAGAATTGCACAGAGTACTAAAGTTCTTGCAGAAGGTGGTTATGAGAAGATCTTTCAACAAACGTTTGAGAATGTTCCTGAGGAGCAGCTTCTGAAGACGTATGCGTGCTACCTGTCCACTTCAGCTGGTCCTGTCATGGGAGTTCTATATCTGTCAACCGCAAAGCTTGCTTTTTGTAGTGACAATCCTCTGTCTTACCAAGTTGGTGATCAGACTCAATGGAGCTATTATAAG GTGGTGCTTCCATTACATCAGCTCAGTGCAGTGAATCCATCAGTTAGCAAAGCCAACACAGCTGAGAAATACATCCAAATTATATCAGTTGACAACCATGAGTTCTGGTTCATGGGCTTTGTACACTATGACAGTGCTGTTAAAAATCTTCAAGGAGCATTGCAGCCCCGTTGCTCATGA